In a single window of the Bacillus rossius redtenbacheri isolate Brsri chromosome 8, Brsri_v3, whole genome shotgun sequence genome:
- the LOC134534718 gene encoding uncharacterized protein LOC134534718, whose protein sequence is MGKRKRSYRNLKRNKRALSVSAYWRRQNTSNNSATVSTAESNPSAQETEPHEISSQNENEQTELDDSMPPLLIEVDQGGSSWDNLKGNRLFNPAYVIPKILSLQSSHKKQCTLGTIQFKKEIRNGLHCKWFMECDGCNRQYEIQNEECDSSVMNSTGAWAAVSSGIGFTQLENILSILNVPSMSKNTYIKKEVELDKVWSENLDRTISDAGKEERALAIQEGDVDEDGIPFTTVIVDGGWAKRSYGHKYNSLSGVVSYLRV, encoded by the exons atGGGCAAGAGGAAAAGGTCTTACCGCAATCTTAAGCGAAATAAAAGAGCTTTGTCGGTTTCTGCCTACTGGAGAAGACAGAATACTTCTAACAATTCTGCAACAGTATCAACAGCAGAAAGCAACCCAAGTGCACAAGAAACTGAACCGCATGAAATTTCATCACA GAATGAAAATGAACAGACAGAATTGGATGATAGTATGCCACCACTTTTAATTGAAGTTGATCAAGGAGGTTCTTCTTGGGATAATCTGAAAGGAAACCGGCTCTTCAATCCTGCATACGTAATTCCCAAAATTCTTAGCCTTCAGAGCAGCCACAAGAAGCAGTGCACTTTGGGTACAATCCAATTCAAAAAAGAAATCAGAAATGGCTTACATTGTAAGTGGTTCATGGAATGTGATGGCTGCAATCGACAATATGAGATACAGAATGAAGAATGTGATAGCAGTGTAATGAATAGTACGGGGGCATGGGCTGCTGTGTCATCTGGCATCGGATTCACACAATTAGAAAACATTCTGAGCATTTTAAATGTTCCTTCAATGTCAAAGAACACTTACATAAAGAAAGAAGTAGAACTAGATAAG GTTTGGAGCGAGAACTTGGACCGAACCATATCAGATGCAGGGAAAGAAGAAAGAGCTCTGGCTATTCAAGAAGGAGATGTAGACGAAGATGGCATTCCATTTACTACAGTCATTGTGGACGGTGGATGGGCCAAGCGTTCTTACGGGCATAAATACAACTCTCTTTCAGGAGTGGTAAGTTACTTACGGGTCTAa